The Natrinema amylolyticum genome includes the window TGTGGTAGGCGTCGTCCGCGGGCGTGAGCACCTCTGACTCGTCAATCATGTCCACGCCGACGGCCTCGAGGATCTGGGCCTCCTTCGTGTGGCCGATGCGGGATTTGCCCATGACGGGGATCGAGACCGACTCGACGATCTCCGCGACGTCGGCGGGGTCGGCCATCCGGGCCACGCCGCCGCGCTTGCGGATATCCGCGGGGACGGCTTCGAGCGCCATCACGGCGACCGCGCCGGCCTCTTCGGCGATACGGGCCTGTTCGGGATCGACGACGTCCATGATGACGCCGCCCTTCTGCATCCGTGCGAAGCCGCGCTTGACGAGATCGGTCCCGCGCCGCAGTTCCTCGAGATCGGTGTTGTCGGTCATACGCCGCGGTTAGGAGCCCCCGCACTTACGCGTGTTCTTTGGGGCCGATTCGGCCGGGGGAACCGAAATCGTTCGGTGGGTCCCTCTACCGAATCGCGATCGGCCGCTCGATCGGGCCGCCTCAGCCGTCCGGCCGCTCGCCCTCGAACAGGCGCGCTCGAACGTCCGAGCCGTACAGCCGTGCGAGCGGCCGTCGCCACAGTCCGAGTTCGCGGGCCAGTTCCGACGTGACCTCGAGGCAGGTGCCGATCGAGGGCCCGAGTCCGATCGCCACGTCGCCTCGAATCCAGGCCGGCGTCCGCAGGAGATTCCTGTCTTTCCGCGTGTAGCTGGCCATCGTCCAGTCACGCGCTCGCGGCCCGAGACGGGGTCGCGCGACCTCGAGCCGGACGGACTCGTCCCCGTAGCGACCGCCGTCGACGACAGTGCGGATCCCGTCCGGGCCGTCGGACACCGTGATATCGGCCCGTTCCTTGGGATAGCCCCAGATCTCGCGCCCGAGCGCGACCGAGGGCTCGGTCGTCACCGGGAGCCAGTGAACGTAGCCGCCGAGTTCGCTGCCCGCGAGCCCTGCGAGCGGGAGGGTCGTTCGACTCCCGCGGCCGCGGATCGCCGGGATGATGACCGCGAACTCGTCGTACGGCTCGAGTCCCGTCTCATCCTGCTGTCCACCACCGACCCGGTGGTACTGGATCCCGGCGAGCGTCGCGCAGCCGATACCGGGTGCGATCGCGAGCGCGGAGAGCTCGTCCGGCAGGGCTGCCTCGAGCCGGCCGCGACGGGCGGGAACGGTGACGCCACCCATCGCGAACGACAGCTCGAGCGGGAGTTCGATCTCGTGGCCGGTCGAAAGCCGTCGTCGCGTCCGTTCGACCGTCGTCATGTCAGACGGTACGACGGGTCCTGTGATAGTAGTACGCGTCGGGCTCGCCGTCGAGACCGCTACTGTTTTGCGGGTTCCGGCCGTCGCGCCGGACAATGACCGCGTCGACTCGGCTGTCCGATCGCGAGCGGCCCGACGACACGTCGCTCCCGGCGTATCTCGCGCCCGTCCCGACGACGCTCGAGGACCTCGGCCTGCGGTTCGCGTGGCTCGTCGTGGCGATCAACCTCGCGGGAACGGCCTTCGGCTTCTGGTACTACTCCGGCCAGTTCGCGGAGACCACGGCCGCGCTCTGGCCCTGGGTGCCGGACAGTCCGCTCGCGACGCTGTTCGTCGCGCTGGCGATCGGCGCGTGGAAGCTGGGCCGCGAACAGCCGTGGCTCACGGCACTGGCCTTCTTCGGGAACATCGTACTCGGTCTCTGGACGCCGTACACGCTGCTCGCGTTCGCGGACTCCTACGCGTACCTCCACCCGGTGATGTACCAGTTCCTCTTCTGGAGCCACCTCGCGATGGTCGTCCAGGCCTTCGTCCTCCACCGGATCTCCGACTTTCCGGTGTGGGCCGTCGCCGTCGCCGCCGTCTGGTACTGGAGCAACCTCATCGTCGACTACTTCGTCCCCGTCGTCGGCGACCCACACCACACGATCATCCCCGTCGAACGAGGGACGGCCATGTTCCTCGAGGCCGACGCGCTCGGCGTGATCGCCGCCGGCGAAGTGACGTTCGTCCTCCTCGCGCTGTTTCTCGCGCTCGCGACGCGAGTCAAAAAGTGTGAATCGGCCCGGAGCCGGCCGTAGCTGCCGGCCCGAGCA containing:
- a CDS encoding DUF1405 domain-containing protein produces the protein MTASTRLSDRERPDDTSLPAYLAPVPTTLEDLGLRFAWLVVAINLAGTAFGFWYYSGQFAETTAALWPWVPDSPLATLFVALAIGAWKLGREQPWLTALAFFGNIVLGLWTPYTLLAFADSYAYLHPVMYQFLFWSHLAMVVQAFVLHRISDFPVWAVAVAAVWYWSNLIVDYFVPVVGDPHHTIIPVERGTAMFLEADALGVIAAGEVTFVLLALFLALATRVKKCESARSRP
- a CDS encoding acetoacetate decarboxylase family protein; amino-acid sequence: MTTVERTRRRLSTGHEIELPLELSFAMGGVTVPARRGRLEAALPDELSALAIAPGIGCATLAGIQYHRVGGGQQDETGLEPYDEFAVIIPAIRGRGSRTTLPLAGLAGSELGGYVHWLPVTTEPSVALGREIWGYPKERADITVSDGPDGIRTVVDGGRYGDESVRLEVARPRLGPRARDWTMASYTRKDRNLLRTPAWIRGDVAIGLGPSIGTCLEVTSELARELGLWRRPLARLYGSDVRARLFEGERPDG